In Dehalococcoidia bacterium, the genomic window GGGGTATTAACAGATACGAACTTCGTTCGGTCCGCTTCGCGGCGAACTACATCCCTCGACCACAATGGTCGGGGTATTCGGGAAAAGGTGAGTATAAAACTAGAGCGTCTGCGACACATTCTTGTATGCCGGTATAAATGTCGGATAATCCCTACAATGGAATGAGTGAATTGCTGATAGACACATTATCGTTATTGTGCTATCTTCCGTGTTAGTTAATTAAAAGATTACCTTGATACTTCTAGTGTGACTTAGACGTTAGATTAGAAGAGTGGTGGTGTTTCTGTTGGGGTTCTGTGGTGAGATGGATAGCTTGCACTATGAGTTATATGCAAGTTGGTAGACGCTCAGGAGGTATCAACTCCCATGTGAATATCTACGCATCAAGTCCTGCCGGGGGAAACCAGGGTGCTGGAGTGCTTTTCTTCCACTTCGGCTTAAATGATAACCTCCCCCTCCCGTGTGGCGAGCCCTGGCTGTAATCGGGCTATGCGGCAGGATTTGGTGCGGTGGTAGGGAAGCAATGATAAGATGACGCGACCAAACACTTTGGGGCTCAGGGTCTAAAGGGAAGTCAGGCAAATATGAAGTTCCCAATAGCAATAAGGAAAGGAGCGCTTCGAGCAAGAAAATCAGATTTATATTTTGGGACAGGTCTCTTCTAAAGCAGCGAATCTAAAATATTCAACGAAAAGGGGGTGAGCATTCGCAAAATAATATTGACGGTCCACCTAAACGTGAGCGCATTCTTCAGAAAGAAGTATAAACATTAAGGGGGATAACTAATGTCAACAGAAGAGAAACAAGAATTTAAACCCGGGGAAGAATTCATAGGATTATCCCGCAGAGAATTCCTGAGGAACGCTGGCTTTGTGGTTGGGGGAGCCACACTGGGGTCTATGGCGTTCCTGTCAGCCTGTAAAGGAGAAACATCAACAGAGACACAAACCGTCACCAAAACCGTTGGAGCAGGATCCACTGTTACAGTTACCCAGACTGCTGGTGCAGGGTCAACTGTTACAGTTACACAACCTGGCACCACAGTCACAGGTACAGGAGGTGGTACGGCTCCCGCCGGGTTGCTACACCTCATTGTCAACAATATTGACTATTGGGGAGTGGTCGAGCCTCAATGGACCCTGGCGTATGTTCTGAGAGAGAAGCTCGGTCTTACCGGCACGAAACGCGGCTGCGACGCGGGTGATTGCGGGTATTGTACAGTGATAATGGATGGGGTCCCCATCGAATCTTGCATCTATTTGGCAATAGAGGCTGACGGCAAAAAAATAGAAACCGTTGAGGGGTTTAATCAAAGCGATAAACTAACTCCATTGCAGCAGGCGTTTATTGACAACGACGGTTTGCAGTGCGGTTTCTGCACACCGGGGATGTTGATGACCGCCAAAGCCCTGCTCGCCTTCAAACCCAAGGCAACCGAGGCAGAGATCAGGGAGCACATGGCAGGCGTGTTATGTCGCTGCGGTTCTTACATGACCATTATCAAATCTATACAGTCGATGACTGCATAGTACAGAGGAGGAATGCATAGTGTACGAATCTTTAGATCATATAGATCCATATACCAAGGAACATTACCCGCAGTCCGTATACCACAATTCTAAAACCCTGAAATATGTTGGCCAGCCTAAGCTCCGCGAGGGCGCCGAGGGCCGGGTCATGGGCAGGGAAACATTCGCCAACGACGTTCTGCTAAATGGGATGCTGTATCTTAAGCTTAAGCGGTCCCCCTACCCACACGCTACCGTAAAGAGCATCGACACCACCAAAGCCAAGGCGCTCAAGGGAGTCGTCGTGGTTCTTACCAATGCCGATGCACCCAATCTGATTAACGCCGCCCCGTATGCATACTGCATTGCCAAGGAGGTTTGGACACAGGGCGATTGCGTTGCCGCCGTGGCAGCTTATGATGAGGACACTGCCGAGGAAGGCGTAAACCTGATTGATGTACAGTACAACGTCTTACCCTTCGTGCTGCATCAGGACGACGCCCTGAAGACTACCGCATACAAACTGCACGGCGATACCAACGAGATTGGCAGCGCGGCTATCTTCAAACGCGGCGATGTCAACGGCCCCACCGGTTTCCCTGCGGCAGACAAGACAATCACCACCGAGTTCCAGACGGTGACCAAACCATTTCAAGGCGTCCACCCGGTGGCACCGGTTGAGAATGAATCGTATGTCGCCAGATGGGAGAACGACCGCCTGTATATCTGGTCCGCTACCCAGAATCCGTGGGGTGACTCGAGGGCCGCAGCTACCGCTCTCGGTCTACCCTACAACAGGGTAGTCGCCATGAACTGCCGCATTGCCACCGGCTTCGGCAACAAGGGTAGTGACGGGGCGGGCAAGAAAATTGCTGCCTACATTGCCCGGATGACGAGTCACCCGGTGAAGTGGTACCAGGATAACGACGGCTACTTCAATATGCAATCCAGCTCCTGGACGGCTCAGCACCACTTAATCAAAACCGGGTTGAAGAGCGACGGCACTATTGTTGCCTTCCAGGACATCTGCACTGCTAACGGAGGGTACCGCGGCTCCCGCGCGTCGGGGGGCGCAATGGAACCCTTCCCGGTTCGTCTTGTAACCCCGAATATGTACACCGAGGGTCACGATGCCTACACCAACTCCCAGTGCGCCGGCGTACCGCGCTGCGTGCCTCATCCGAGCTCAACCGCCGCCACCGGCATACACTACGACCAGTGTGCTGAAGCGCTCAACATGGACACCTCAGACTTCATTCTCAAGAACGTGTTCACAGGCAGTGGCGTGGGCACGCATCCGGACAAGCCCGAGTATGACATCGGTGCCAACCCCTGTCCCCAATTCTACCAGCAGCTGATTGATAAGTCCGGCTGGAAGACCAGGTGGAAGGGATGGAACACGCCGGTGTCTGTCAACGGCAGCAAGAGACGCGGCATAGGCACGTCCATACACAACTGCAGGCACGGCGCCCTGGCTAACCCGGAGTCAGCTACGATAATGCTGGAGCCGGATGGTACCTGCCGTGTAGTCACGGGCTCGCAGGAATGCGGCAACGGCTGGAGGACAGCTGCAACTCTCATGGCCGCCGAAGAGATGGGTATCACCCCTGACCGGGTGAAGACTCCCAATTTCAACACTGACGTCGTTCAGGAAACTAAATCACCCGGCGGCAGCACCGTACTTCGTGGCACCGGGACAGCCATCATTCTGGCATGTAGAGACGCCAAGGAACAGCTGTTCAGGCTGGCTATATACGCCAAGAAAATAGCAGCCACAGAGCCTGAAGAACTCGAGACTGCCGATAACTTCATCTATCTGAAAGCTGACCCGACTAAAAAGGTAGCCATAAAAGATATTACCGCTCTCCAGGGCGGCACCAGTATGCCCGGCAAAAACGTAGGAACACACTATGGCGGCCCGATTATCGGCCGAGGTTCCTACGTTACCGGGAGAAACGCCACCATGATGATGATGCAGTGGTCAGCCAGTACGGCTGAGGTGGAAGTGGACACCGACACCGGCGAGGTGACAGTGCAGGAGATCATTTTGGGATGCGGGGTTGGCCGGGACATCTTCCATATGGGAAACTATAACCAGATAATTGGCGGGATGGCTATGATGATCGGTCACGCCCTGTTTGCGGGTATATACAAGGACGAAGCCACCGGCATCGACCTCAACCCGGACTACTCGCTCTTTAAGTGTCCTACCTTCATGGATATGCCTGCAAAAATGGATGTGGTTATGTACGAGGAAATCGATCCCTACGGCCCGTTTGGAGCCAAGGGAACCGGCGAACCTGTCATGCCTACGACAACACCCAGCATCCTCAACGCTATCTACAATGCCTTAGGCGGCTTGCCCGCAAGGAAAAGGATCTTTAGCACCATGGCGACTCCCGACAAGGTCCTGGCCGCCATAGGCAAATAAAGGAGACATGAAATGAAAACTTTTACGCACATCAACGCCACGACCATAGCTGATGCCGGGGCTAAGTTAACCCAGTACGGGAGCAGCGCCATGCTGATTGCCGGCGGCACGGACCTTATATCATTTCTTAAAACTCGTTGCCTGCCAGATGCGCAGCTGCCCAAGTACGTTATCAACCTCAAGACCATACCTAACCTTGACTACATCAAGGAAGACACGGGAGGTCTCAAGCTGGGCGCCATGGCCACACTGGACAAAATCGCCTTCTCCCCGGTGGTTCTGGCCAAGTGGCCTGCGCTGGCAGCGGCCGCTCGTGGGATAGCTATGTGGCAGGTGCGCTGCGTTGGCACTATCGGCGGCAACTTATGCGCCAAGAAGCGCTGCTGGTACTACCGTTCAACCTGGAATAAGTTCCAGTGCGTGCTCAACGGCGGCACCGGGTGCCCGGCCGTAGCCGGTAACCACAGGTACGAATCGGTGTTCGGCGCCACCAACGGCTGCTACGCGGTTAATCCCAACGATATGGCACCGGTGTTGGTTGCCCTGAGCGCCAAGATAGTGACCAATAAATCTACATACGATGCAGAAAAATTCTTTGACGGTTTTAAAGTTACCGTCATGGGAGCGGGTGAATTGGTCACCGAGATCCAGGTGCCCGTACCCCCCGCGGGTAGCAAGCAGGGCTGGTATAAGGCAGCGGAAAGGCAGGCGATAGACTTCGCTTCCGCCAGCGCGGCCATACTTGTTACACCCGCAACGGGAACCATCACTGCCGCCAGAGTAGTGCTGGGTGCCGTAGGTACGACACCCATACTATCCGCCGCAGCAGCAACAGCGCTGGTGGGTAAAACCATGTCAGAAGCAACGGCAGAGGCTGCGGGTACTGCCGCTGTAGCCGCCGCGAAGGAGATTGGGCCTTCCAACAAATACAAAATCCAGATGGCCAAGGGCTGTGTCAAGAAGGCACTTCTGAGCTAACGCTAAACCTTTACTAAGTATACAACCGAGTGGGCATCCTGCCCACTCGGTTGTATAGTAACAAAATATGTTATATAGTAGTATTATATAAATAAGGATGGGAAAAAACTTGAGCTTGAACGAAGGCGATAATATTTTTACAATTGATGAACTTGCAGAGAAATACCCACGCCAGTGGCTGGCAGTAAATGTGGTAGAGAGAGATAATAATGGTCAACCTTTAAAGGTAAAGTTTCTGGCGAGGGATGTAAATGTTTTTGGTGTGCGTCAAATGACAGGCAATAAAGATTTCTGTACCATGTATACCGGCCCCATTCCAGAAACAGACCATGTGGGGATGTTCTAATGAGAATGATGATATCTGCCGATAAGCCC contains:
- a CDS encoding molybdopterin dehydrogenase, yielding MKTFTHINATTIADAGAKLTQYGSSAMLIAGGTDLISFLKTRCLPDAQLPKYVINLKTIPNLDYIKEDTGGLKLGAMATLDKIAFSPVVLAKWPALAAAARGIAMWQVRCVGTIGGNLCAKKRCWYYRSTWNKFQCVLNGGTGCPAVAGNHRYESVFGATNGCYAVNPNDMAPVLVALSAKIVTNKSTYDAEKFFDGFKVTVMGAGELVTEIQVPVPPAGSKQGWYKAAERQAIDFASASAAILVTPATGTITAARVVLGAVGTTPILSAAAATALVGKTMSEATAEAAGTAAVAAAKEIGPSNKYKIQMAKGCVKKALLS
- a CDS encoding xanthine dehydrogenase family protein molybdopterin-binding subunit: MYESLDHIDPYTKEHYPQSVYHNSKTLKYVGQPKLREGAEGRVMGRETFANDVLLNGMLYLKLKRSPYPHATVKSIDTTKAKALKGVVVVLTNADAPNLINAAPYAYCIAKEVWTQGDCVAAVAAYDEDTAEEGVNLIDVQYNVLPFVLHQDDALKTTAYKLHGDTNEIGSAAIFKRGDVNGPTGFPAADKTITTEFQTVTKPFQGVHPVAPVENESYVARWENDRLYIWSATQNPWGDSRAAATALGLPYNRVVAMNCRIATGFGNKGSDGAGKKIAAYIARMTSHPVKWYQDNDGYFNMQSSSWTAQHHLIKTGLKSDGTIVAFQDICTANGGYRGSRASGGAMEPFPVRLVTPNMYTEGHDAYTNSQCAGVPRCVPHPSSTAATGIHYDQCAEALNMDTSDFILKNVFTGSGVGTHPDKPEYDIGANPCPQFYQQLIDKSGWKTRWKGWNTPVSVNGSKRRGIGTSIHNCRHGALANPESATIMLEPDGTCRVVTGSQECGNGWRTAATLMAAEEMGITPDRVKTPNFNTDVVQETKSPGGSTVLRGTGTAIILACRDAKEQLFRLAIYAKKIAATEPEELETADNFIYLKADPTKKVAIKDITALQGGTSMPGKNVGTHYGGPIIGRGSYVTGRNATMMMMQWSASTAEVEVDTDTGEVTVQEIILGCGVGRDIFHMGNYNQIIGGMAMMIGHALFAGIYKDEATGIDLNPDYSLFKCPTFMDMPAKMDVVMYEEIDPYGPFGAKGTGEPVMPTTTPSILNAIYNALGGLPARKRIFSTMATPDKVLAAIGK
- a CDS encoding (2Fe-2S)-binding protein, with translation MAFLSACKGETSTETQTVTKTVGAGSTVTVTQTAGAGSTVTVTQPGTTVTGTGGGTAPAGLLHLIVNNIDYWGVVEPQWTLAYVLREKLGLTGTKRGCDAGDCGYCTVIMDGVPIESCIYLAIEADGKKIETVEGFNQSDKLTPLQQAFIDNDGLQCGFCTPGMLMTAKALLAFKPKATEAEIREHMAGVLCRCGSYMTIIKSIQSMTA